CCGCAGCCACCGACCTGGCCTTCCTTGACTTCCTGGATCAGGTCCCGTCTCTCGGCGACTGCCTCCTGATCAACGGCGACCTTTTCGACTTCTGGTTTTCCTACCGTCGGGTCATTCCCCGGCGCAACTTTGCGATCACCGCCGCCCTGGCCGTGCTGGCCCGCCGGATGCCGATCCTGATGACCGGCGGCAACCACGACCGTTGGGGCGACTCGTTCTGGGAACGTGACGCGGGGATCCGGTACGCAGCCGATCGAGTCAGCTTTGCCGCGGCCGGACGTTCAGTGACCGCCGTGCACGGCGACGGCCTCACCGAGGTTCATCGGACCTCTGCGATCATGCACCGGATTACCCGCCACCGACTCACCAGCTGGCTCTATCGGATCATCCACCCTGACCTCGGCATCTGGCTGGTCGACCGGATGAGTCGTCATCTGGCGGACTCGACCCGCGATCCAGCTGTGTTGGATCATGCGCAGGAACAGCAGGTGGCCTGGGCGCGTGACCACCTCCAGCGCCACCCCGACGTCGGCGTGCTGGTGATGTCACATACTCATCGCACCGCAGCAATCGAGATGTTCCCGGGACGCTGGTACCTGAATCCTGGCGCGTGGGTGGACGGGCAGCACTTCGCGGTCGTCGACGGATCCGGTGTGACGCTCCATCAGTATGACCGCTCCCTCCCTGCTGCCGGACGGCCCCACCTGCCTCAGGGCCAGCGGAACGGCACGGAGGCCTGAAACCCAATCCCGCCTGCCGGCATCGGCACGGCGCGCAGGCGAAGATCTTCAGGGAAGTCGTGCAACTGACTGCCCACGAACGCCTCGATCCCCGAAAAGAGGTGATTGAAGCCGAGCAGAATGAGCCAGTCCTGCCGCTGGCTACGCTTGCTGACGATTCGGGCGCTGTCGGCCCCGACCCGTTCGAGGTACTTGAGCTCGCGAATCGTCTTGACCGTCATCCCGACGGCCAGGCCTTCGACGGTAATGAAGAGTGCTCCGGTCAGCTTCCGGTCGAGCCGCGCCTGGGACCAGCCAGGCACGGCCAGCGACATGAAGAACGCTTTGAGCGGCTTGATCGGGCGGGCCAGGTAGGACAACGTATCGGCGGATGCCGGCAGCTGCGCTGACGCCCCCTGAACCAGCAACGACTCGCCCGAGGGCGGCGGCCCGGCAAGCGGGGCCTGCCCCGCTCCGCCCGCCGCCGCGCCCAGAACGAGCGCCAGGCTCAGCCAGATACTGCGCAAGACGACAATCCGTTCAGCGAAGGGCGATGCACTCGATTTCAACGCGAACGCCCTTCGGAAGACCGGCCGCCT
The Gemmatimonadales bacterium genome window above contains:
- a CDS encoding UDP-2,3-diacylglucosamine diphosphatase, yielding MLGTQLVVVSDVHLGASPAATDLAFLDFLDQVPSLGDCLLINGDLFDFWFSYRRVIPRRNFAITAALAVLARRMPILMTGGNHDRWGDSFWERDAGIRYAADRVSFAAAGRSVTAVHGDGLTEVHRTSAIMHRITRHRLTSWLYRIIHPDLGIWLVDRMSRHLADSTRDPAVLDHAQEQQVAWARDHLQRHPDVGVLVMSHTHRTAAIEMFPGRWYLNPGAWVDGQHFAVVDGSGVTLHQYDRSLPAAGRPHLPQGQRNGTEA